Sequence from the Prunus persica cultivar Lovell chromosome G5, Prunus_persica_NCBIv2, whole genome shotgun sequence genome:
CAACCCtcccaaaaccaaaccaaacaaattttatttcatccTAAAAAGCTAGTGACCATGTGAGGTAACGCTTGTAACGCCCTACTTCCTAAGTTTCAGCTTTCGCACTTCGAGCCCTGCATGGTGCCCATTTGTTCTTATAATATATCTTCTTTTTGGGTCAAgttcttataaatataatcTACGAAGATTCCCTTTCTAGCCAGCTCAAGCATCTTGTTGCAcatctatatatgtatatgtgtaaCCACCACCCTAGCATAAGACACAATTTCACACCCAATTGAGTacgtcagagagagagagagagagagagagagagagagagagatgggaggTGAGCTATGTGCAACAATGGGAAATGGGTTCTTCACAAGAATAGGCAAATCATGGAGCCAGTTGGAGAAAGGGTTAAATGATGGAGTCTCAAAGAGCAAAGTTGGCAAGTACTACAAGTTAGAAGCAAGAAAGAGCTGTTTTACCAAGGAACTACGTGCCGGCTTAGCCACTTTCCTCACCATGGCCTACATCATCACCGTCAACGCCACGATCATTGCCGACTCCGGCGGCATGTGCTCCATCGCCGACTGCTCCGCTCCGGCAAACCAAACAGCCACCGCGGATTGCATGCTCAAGCCCAATGAAGGGTACCAGAGTTGCCTCTCAAAAACCAAGAGTGACCTTCTTGTTGCTACAATTGTATCAGCCATGATTGGGTCAATTGCCATGGGTGTCTTGGCAAATCTGCCCTTGGGCTTAGCCCCAGGCATGGGCCCAAATGCTTACTTGGCTTATaacttggtgggttttcatGGAACTGGGAATATGTCTTACCAAACTGCACTAGCTGTGGTTCTAGTTGAGGGATGTGTTTTTCTTGCAATTTCAGCTTTTGGGATCAGAGAAAAGCTGGCCAGGCTTATCCCTCAACCTGTTAGGCTTGCTTGTGCAGCGGGAATTGGCTTGTTCATTGCTTTTGTGGGCTTGCAAATCCACCAAGGTGTTGGCCTAGTTGGACCAGACCCATCCACATTGGTCACCATCACAGCTTGTGCTAATACCAACCCACAAACTGGTGAGTGCCTTGGTGGAAAAATGCATAGCCCAAAATTCTGGCTGGGTTCTGCTGGGTTTTTAATTACATGTTATGGCCTAATCAAGGAGATTAAGGGTAGCATGATATATGGTATTGTCTTTGTCACACTTATTTCATGGTTTAGGGGCACACATGTGACAGTTTTTCCCAACACACCAGTTGGTGACACAAGTTACAATTACTTCAAGAAAGTGGTagattttcacaaaattcaatCCACAGCTGGAGCTGTTAGCTTTAGCAACTTCAATAGGTCTGAGGTTTGGGTGGCTTTGGCCACCTTGCTATATGTTGATGTGCTTGCCACCACAGGCACATTGTATACCATGGCTGAAATGGGAGGGTTTGTGAATGATGAAGGAGGCTTTGAAGGTGAGTACTTAGCATACTTGGTCGACGCAGGCTCGACCATCGTGGGGTCTGCATTGGGGGTGTCCCCCATTGCAACATATGTTGAATCTTCAGCCGGTTTGAGAGAAGGCGGACGAACAGGGTTAACAGCAGTGACAAttggtttatgtttttttgtatcattGTTTTTCATTCCTCTGTTGTCTAGTGTGCCTCCATGGGCTATAGGCCCTTCGCTGGTCATGGTtggggtgatgatgatgaaggtcGTGAAGGACATAAACTGGGGAAACATGAAGGAAGCTGTGCCTGCTTTCATAACCATGCTTCTCATGCCTCTTACTTATTCTATAGCAAATGGGATTATTGGTGGCATTGGGCTCTACATTGCTCTTAATCTATATGACTATTTGGTGGTGCTGCTTAAGTGGTTGGCTAAGATGAGAAGAATGGTGGTCAAAGAACACAATCAAGTGTCTGCTACAGCTGCTGTAGACTCGGCAAATGAAATTATTTGAAGGGTTTGAGGTCAAAATCTAATTTTgttgagaaagaaaagtagGGTTGGAAAATTCAAGCAACAGCTGTGTACAGATGTAGTTTatcaaattttaatatttcatgAACAACATCGTTTTTACGAAATTTATGCAAATGCTCAGACCACATGTAACAGACGAGTAAAGGCATCTTAACACACAAAATGCGGGGGCTACTTGCTCATGAAAGGAGCACCTAAACTAGGCTGTACCATTTAGAACCTAATGCATGTTCATAAGTGCTGGTTTTGCAGCTCTACATAAAGAGTTTTCTTAGGATCACGAGATGGTAATTGAGATGGTAAAATAGTAGTAATTACACGTACATACAAATCAAAAAGTGTTAAATCTCTCATTTGCTAATTATCTGGACGGAGCATATGCCTTCAACTCCATTTTCAATCCCAATAACACACTCATCTCCTGGTTGAATGTTGTTTGCCTTGCTGAAAGCTTCCCAACCGCTTGCCAATGTTTTGAAGTAATTTCTTTCAATGTAGAGGACTGGCCACAATCTCATTACCGGATCTCTTAGGTAAACTACCCTCCTATCCGTTTGAGGCCTTCCTCTATAGGTCATGCGTATTGGCAACCTCATTGGCAACTCCTGCAAAAGTATCCAAGGGGGGCAAAGCCAGTTaagcaaaaccaaaagaaTACTTGGTATTCAGTCAACAACGATAACATGGGGAAGGTGAATACAGGGTTAGGGGCAAAACTATACAAACATACAATTATCAGATGCGCCCTTCTGCACATGTATACGGCACGCAATGATAACTAAGTCttcaaagt
This genomic interval carries:
- the LOC18777126 gene encoding adenine/guanine permease AZG2; this encodes MGGELCATMGNGFFTRIGKSWSQLEKGLNDGVSKSKVGKYYKLEARKSCFTKELRAGLATFLTMAYIITVNATIIADSGGMCSIADCSAPANQTATADCMLKPNEGYQSCLSKTKSDLLVATIVSAMIGSIAMGVLANLPLGLAPGMGPNAYLAYNLVGFHGTGNMSYQTALAVVLVEGCVFLAISAFGIREKLARLIPQPVRLACAAGIGLFIAFVGLQIHQGVGLVGPDPSTLVTITACANTNPQTGECLGGKMHSPKFWLGSAGFLITCYGLIKEIKGSMIYGIVFVTLISWFRGTHVTVFPNTPVGDTSYNYFKKVVDFHKIQSTAGAVSFSNFNRSEVWVALATLLYVDVLATTGTLYTMAEMGGFVNDEGGFEGEYLAYLVDAGSTIVGSALGVSPIATYVESSAGLREGGRTGLTAVTIGLCFFVSLFFIPLLSSVPPWAIGPSLVMVGVMMMKVVKDINWGNMKEAVPAFITMLLMPLTYSIANGIIGGIGLYIALNLYDYLVVLLKWLAKMRRMVVKEHNQVSATAAVDSANEII